A region from the Pseudomonadota bacterium genome encodes:
- a CDS encoding EthD domain-containing protein, giving the protein MIKRKRGMSMEDFINYYETRHAPLGASKVPNMKRYVRHFIRPYGNDVYGTDAEPPYDVLTEIWFDDEAEFQRGMAMLTEPATAAIIGADEEMLFDKSSIRFMIMEDHETVMPPETR; this is encoded by the coding sequence ATGATCAAGCGCAAGCGCGGCATGAGCATGGAGGACTTCATCAACTACTACGAAACCCGTCATGCACCGCTCGGCGCCAGCAAGGTGCCGAACATGAAGCGCTACGTCCGTCATTTCATTCGACCCTACGGCAACGACGTCTACGGCACCGATGCCGAGCCGCCCTACGATGTGCTCACCGAGATCTGGTTCGACGATGAAGCGGAATTCCAGCGCGGCATGGCGATGCTGACCGAGCCCGCCACGGCCGCCATCATCGGCGCGGACGAAGAGATGCTGTTCGACAAGTCCTCGATTCGTTTCATGATCATGGAAGACCACGAAACCGTCATGCCGCCCGAGACGCGCTGA
- a CDS encoding methyl-accepting chemotaxis protein, producing the protein MNSSSIGTRLNLLNLLLLLALCAAGGAGIYGVVGLERMLALVMGPAWETADSAMETEIGVQGEMLAMQRVMRESGSAAALANYEQAHKFAESATARMTASGSLLPPALVEETRQLLADYASRRDQLLATLQAPNFASDGLDATGVGYLDAAQRVLDKLVQVEEFGDRQVESHHDQVAALLSRTHIALATASVTGLLLFFFSAWVTRQTIVMPLREFATHFRALSGGRGDLSVRMDESRKDEIGDIAIGFNAFIAVLRSLMGAVAETSTRIANATQQVALTSERSNQNMRAQLAETEAVAAALTELAGSAQSMAHNTDTAVDATHESQRKVGDGRNVLSQVITTITDLSNDIRDSAEAVGELQRSSGEIGQVLQVIRDISEQTNLLALNAAIEAARAGEQGRGFAVVADEVRTLAQRTGDSTAEINMMIDRLQAAIRRVADAMDAGRTRADHTVHAASVAGESLTAIDAAVGRARDMNSEIASAAREQSQVIVDVERNILRIQQGADRTANETNDVGRATRELSDLCAALQSGMGQFKLH; encoded by the coding sequence GTGAATAGTTCGTCGATAGGCACCCGCCTGAATCTGCTCAACCTGCTGCTGCTGCTGGCCCTGTGCGCGGCCGGAGGCGCGGGCATCTATGGCGTGGTCGGCCTGGAACGGATGCTGGCCCTGGTGATGGGCCCGGCGTGGGAAACCGCCGACAGTGCCATGGAGACCGAGATCGGCGTGCAGGGCGAAATGCTGGCGATGCAGCGCGTGATGCGCGAGTCGGGTTCGGCCGCGGCGCTGGCCAATTACGAGCAAGCACACAAGTTCGCCGAGTCCGCCACCGCGCGCATGACGGCGTCCGGCAGCCTGCTGCCGCCGGCCTTGGTCGAGGAGACGCGGCAACTGCTCGCGGACTACGCGAGCCGCCGCGACCAGCTGCTGGCCACGCTGCAGGCCCCGAACTTCGCGAGCGACGGCCTGGATGCAACGGGCGTGGGTTATCTCGACGCCGCGCAACGTGTGCTGGACAAGCTCGTGCAGGTCGAGGAATTCGGCGACCGGCAGGTCGAGAGCCATCACGACCAGGTCGCCGCGTTGCTGTCGCGGACCCACATCGCGCTGGCGACGGCGTCGGTGACGGGCTTGCTGCTGTTCTTCTTCTCAGCGTGGGTGACGCGCCAGACCATCGTCATGCCGCTGCGCGAATTCGCCACCCATTTCCGCGCCCTGAGCGGCGGGCGTGGCGACCTGTCGGTGCGCATGGACGAATCGCGCAAGGACGAAATCGGCGACATCGCCATCGGCTTCAATGCCTTCATCGCGGTCCTGCGCAGCCTCATGGGCGCGGTGGCCGAAACCAGCACGCGCATCGCCAACGCCACCCAGCAGGTGGCGCTCACCTCCGAACGCTCCAACCAGAACATGCGCGCGCAGCTGGCCGAAACCGAAGCGGTCGCCGCGGCCTTGACCGAACTCGCCGGCAGCGCGCAGAGCATGGCGCACAATACCGACACCGCGGTCGACGCGACCCACGAATCCCAGCGCAAGGTCGGCGACGGCCGCAACGTGCTATCGCAGGTCATCACCACCATCACCGACCTCTCGAACGACATCCGCGATTCGGCGGAAGCGGTCGGTGAACTGCAGCGTTCCAGCGGCGAAATCGGCCAAGTGCTGCAGGTCATTCGCGATATTTCCGAGCAGACCAACCTGTTGGCCTTGAATGCCGCCATCGAAGCGGCGCGCGCCGGCGAGCAGGGCCGCGGCTTCGCGGTGGTCGCCGACGAGGTGCGTACCCTCGCGCAGCGTACCGGCGATTCGACGGCGGAAATCAACATGATGATCGACCGGCTGCAGGCCGCCATTCGGCGTGTCGCCGACGCCATGGACGCCGGCCGCACGCGTGCCGATCACACCGTGCACGCCGCCAGCGTGGCCGGCGAATCGCTGACCGCCATCGACGCGGCCGTCGGCCGCGCGCGCGACATGAACTCGGAGATTGCTTCAGCGGCGCGCGAGCAGAGCCAGGTCATCGTCGATGTCGAACGCAACATCCTGCGCATTCAACAGGGCGCCGATCGCACCGCCAACGAAACCAACGATGTCGGCCGCGCGACGCGCGAATTGTCCGACCTGTGCGCCGCGCTGCAGAGCGGCATGGGGCAGTTCAAGCTGCACTGA
- a CDS encoding redoxin domain-containing protein, producing MAELYALQSIVEPLQALGANLVALSPQKPEHGLAIVEKNKLAFDILSDPRNDYAAALGLRFTLPAELRTIYASFGINLPLFDGDESWTLPMPGRIVVDRHGIVRAVDVDPDYTVRPEPEATLEAVRALPR from the coding sequence GTGGCGGAGCTGTATGCTCTGCAAAGCATCGTTGAACCCTTGCAAGCATTGGGCGCGAATCTCGTCGCGCTGTCTCCCCAGAAACCCGAACATGGCCTTGCCATCGTCGAGAAGAACAAGCTCGCATTCGACATCCTGTCCGACCCGCGTAACGACTATGCGGCGGCGCTCGGTCTGCGCTTCACGCTGCCGGCCGAGTTGCGCACCATCTACGCGAGCTTCGGCATCAACCTGCCGCTGTTCGATGGCGATGAGTCATGGACCTTGCCGATGCCGGGCCGCATCGTGGTCGACCGCCACGGCATCGTGCGCGCGGTGGACGTCGACCCGGACTACACCGTCAGGCCCGAACCCGAAGCGACCCTGGAGGCGGTGCGCGCCCTGCCACGCTGA
- a CDS encoding LLM class F420-dependent oxidoreductase produces the protein MKIGFFAIGAGLSADPHIIKLIATTAEACGYHSLWAPEHIVLLDQYSSSYPYTQNGRMPFETMKVDILDPFLALTFAAAVTSRIRLGTGICLVPERQPLTLAKEVATLDKLSGGRFDFGVGIGWLKEEFEALEVPWPKRAERTRDYLAAMKKLWTTEETSHQGEFVRFGAVRSYPKPVQNPHPPIIFGGESEPALRRVGEVGDGWWGVNVTPDSARAHITKIKAYAAAAGRDAGALHFSVTTGMGLEVSSDEVKRFADVGVHQVIVGAFGASADEYKRIIESNAQRLIA, from the coding sequence TTGAAGATTGGATTCTTTGCCATCGGTGCCGGGCTGTCGGCTGACCCGCACATCATCAAGCTGATCGCGACCACGGCCGAGGCCTGTGGCTACCATTCGTTGTGGGCGCCCGAGCACATCGTGCTGCTCGACCAGTATTCGTCGAGCTACCCCTACACGCAGAACGGCCGCATGCCGTTCGAGACCATGAAGGTCGACATACTCGATCCGTTCCTGGCCTTGACCTTCGCCGCCGCGGTCACCAGCCGCATCCGTCTCGGCACCGGCATCTGCCTGGTGCCCGAGCGCCAGCCGCTGACCCTGGCCAAGGAAGTGGCGACGCTCGACAAGCTCTCGGGTGGCCGCTTCGATTTCGGTGTCGGCATCGGCTGGCTGAAGGAAGAGTTCGAGGCGCTCGAAGTGCCATGGCCGAAACGTGCCGAGCGCACCCGCGATTACCTCGCCGCCATGAAGAAGCTGTGGACCACGGAGGAGACCTCGCACCAGGGCGAGTTCGTGCGTTTCGGCGCCGTGCGTTCCTATCCCAAGCCCGTACAGAATCCTCATCCGCCGATCATCTTCGGCGGCGAAAGCGAGCCCGCGCTGCGACGCGTGGGTGAAGTGGGCGACGGCTGGTGGGGCGTGAATGTCACGCCGGACAGCGCCAGGGCGCACATCACCAAGATCAAAGCCTACGCCGCGGCCGCCGGCCGCGATGCCGGCGCGCTGCATTTTTCCGTGACCACCGGCATGGGCCTGGAAGTCAGTAGCGACGAAGTGAAGCGCTTCGCGGATGTCGGCGTGCACCAGGTCATCGTCGGCGCCTTCGGCGCGAGCGCCGATGAGTACAAACGCATCATCGAAAGCAATGCGCAACGCCTGATCGCATAG
- a CDS encoding PQQ-dependent dehydrogenase, methanol/ethanol family, translating into MNRWLGISCVMAGLMAGIAPAADTVVDDKYLAEEGDGANWAAYGRTASEQRYSPLDQINADNVKQLGLAWSLDLPNERSLIATPLAVDGVIYFTASYSHTRAVDARTGKVLWEYDPKVIEHAGDRLRIMWDSNRGPAFYKGKLIISTVDGRLIALDARSGKMLWETMTIDPRRSYYITGAPKVFRDKVIIGNGGTEHEAARGYVTAYDIDTGKQAWRFFIVPGNPADGFENKAMEMAAKTWTGEWWKHGGGGNTWNGITYDATYSQVLIGTGNGSPWNQKIRSPGGGDNLFLCSIVALDADTGEYKWHYQTNPGETWDYNSNMDIVLADVNYGGQPIKALLHAPKNGFFYVINRANGELLSAEKFAKVTWAERIDLKTGRPVEVKGARYEDGEETVWPSPFGAHSWHAMSYNPNTGLVYIPTIEMAGVFKDKGMDLGKWQSPHFYIDPGVVFGGEDTPKDYSTASLLAWDPIKQKKVWQLPLPPMWNAGTMTTKGNLVFEGRADGEFDAYNATTGDKLWAVKLGNGISSPPITYSVDGKQYISLLVGWGGGGTLLGSTAAQHGWKYKVHPRRLFTFVLDGKAPLPASPPPAFATPVDVPDFKVDDKLAEQGKARFAHSCMWCHGGGVVSGGTAPDLRESPIATSRDAFKEVVVKGVKVANGMPRFGEFTDQDVDALLHYIRQQARVAVVAKK; encoded by the coding sequence ATGAATCGATGGTTAGGGATCTCATGCGTGATGGCGGGCCTCATGGCCGGCATCGCGCCGGCCGCCGACACGGTGGTCGATGACAAGTATCTCGCTGAGGAAGGCGACGGCGCGAACTGGGCGGCCTACGGTCGCACCGCCAGCGAGCAGCGCTACAGCCCGCTCGATCAGATCAACGCCGACAACGTCAAGCAATTGGGCCTCGCGTGGTCGTTGGACCTGCCCAACGAACGCTCGCTGATCGCCACCCCGCTGGCCGTCGACGGCGTGATCTATTTCACCGCCAGCTACAGCCATACGCGCGCGGTGGATGCCAGGACCGGCAAGGTGCTGTGGGAGTACGACCCGAAAGTCATCGAACATGCCGGCGACCGCCTGCGCATCATGTGGGATTCCAACCGTGGCCCGGCCTTCTACAAGGGCAAGCTCATCATCTCCACCGTCGATGGCCGCTTGATTGCGCTCGACGCCAGGAGCGGCAAGATGCTGTGGGAGACCATGACCATCGACCCGCGCCGCTCCTACTACATCACCGGCGCACCCAAGGTGTTCCGCGACAAGGTCATCATCGGCAACGGCGGCACCGAGCACGAAGCGGCGCGCGGCTACGTGACCGCCTACGACATCGATACCGGCAAGCAGGCGTGGCGCTTCTTCATCGTGCCCGGCAACCCGGCCGACGGCTTCGAGAACAAGGCCATGGAAATGGCGGCCAAGACCTGGACCGGCGAATGGTGGAAGCACGGCGGCGGCGGCAACACCTGGAACGGCATCACCTATGACGCGACCTATAGCCAAGTGCTGATCGGCACCGGCAACGGCTCGCCGTGGAACCAGAAGATCAGGAGCCCAGGCGGTGGCGACAACCTGTTCCTGTGTTCAATAGTCGCGCTCGATGCCGACACCGGCGAATACAAGTGGCATTACCAGACCAATCCCGGCGAGACCTGGGATTACAACTCCAACATGGACATCGTGCTGGCCGACGTGAACTACGGTGGGCAACCGATCAAGGCCTTGTTGCACGCGCCGAAGAACGGCTTCTTCTATGTCATCAACCGCGCCAACGGCGAACTGCTGTCGGCCGAGAAATTCGCCAAGGTCACCTGGGCCGAGCGCATCGATCTGAAGACCGGCCGGCCGGTCGAAGTGAAGGGCGCGCGCTACGAGGACGGCGAGGAAACCGTGTGGCCGAGCCCATTCGGCGCGCATAGCTGGCACGCGATGTCCTACAACCCCAACACTGGCCTGGTCTACATCCCCACCATCGAGATGGCCGGTGTGTTCAAGGACAAGGGCATGGACTTGGGCAAGTGGCAGTCGCCGCATTTCTACATCGATCCCGGCGTGGTGTTCGGCGGCGAAGACACGCCCAAGGATTACAGCACGGCATCGCTGTTGGCCTGGGATCCGATCAAGCAGAAGAAGGTCTGGCAGCTGCCGCTGCCACCGATGTGGAACGCCGGCACCATGACCACCAAGGGCAACCTGGTGTTCGAAGGGCGCGCCGACGGTGAGTTCGATGCCTACAACGCCACCACCGGCGACAAGCTGTGGGCGGTGAAGCTCGGCAACGGCATCTCCTCGCCGCCCATCACCTACAGCGTCGACGGCAAGCAGTACATCTCGCTGTTGGTGGGCTGGGGTGGCGGTGGCACCTTGCTCGGCTCGACCGCCGCGCAACATGGCTGGAAGTACAAGGTGCATCCGCGCCGCCTGTTCACCTTCGTGCTGGACGGCAAGGCGCCACTCCCCGCCTCGCCGCCGCCGGCCTTCGCCACGCCCGTCGACGTGCCGGACTTCAAGGTGGACGACAAACTCGCCGAGCAGGGCAAGGCGCGCTTCGCCCATTCGTGCATGTGGTGCCACGGCGGTGGCGTGGTGTCGGGCGGCACCGCGCCCGATCTGCGCGAATCCCCCATCGCTACCAGCCGCGATGCGTTCAAGGAGGTGGTGGTCAAGGGCGTGAAGGTCGCCAACGGCATGCCGCGCTTCGGCGAATTCACCGACCAGGACGTGGATGCGCTGCTGCACTACATCCGCCAGCAGGCGCGCGTGGCGGTGGTGGCGAAGAAGTAG
- a CDS encoding RidA family protein: protein MSKQALFPPELPRPRVAYSPAVKAGPFVFVSGQLASDLNTGTPSRATINPNFPWHGSEIARQTRYIGENIEACLRAGGARLEHVVHLTNYLTEDSDQAGASQALAACFGGTPPPTSTILVEELPIPGCRSEIDLVALVPPAGQRIEMLDPIGLPRALPDGLDGAPLYHYGAKCGQWIFTSGLVATDFNEAIAADARTTATFPYYGENGRLQTAHVLTQLEAVLAAGGATLKDVVKAEVYLTDLKDFFRLDEVWREFFPVNPPARTTAPVKSLGVPGARVAINLIAYLPGAGDIRRTIATDAAPRPLAHEPQAVQAGSLLFFSQQMATDYRTGVPAEARLNPAFPFYGSESAQQVNYIVKNVEAICEAAGTTADKLLRRRGFYTDFSEFFTSFATWGKAFPSAPPASTTIRVPNPLLVPGCKVAIDLIALL, encoded by the coding sequence ATGAGCAAGCAAGCCCTGTTTCCGCCGGAACTGCCGCGCCCGCGGGTCGCCTACTCGCCCGCCGTCAAGGCCGGGCCCTTCGTGTTCGTGTCGGGGCAACTGGCCTCGGATCTCAACACCGGCACACCGTCACGCGCGACCATCAATCCGAACTTTCCCTGGCACGGTTCGGAGATCGCACGCCAAACGCGTTACATCGGCGAGAACATCGAAGCCTGCCTGCGGGCCGGCGGTGCGCGCCTCGAACACGTCGTGCACCTGACCAACTACCTGACCGAGGACAGCGATCAGGCAGGCGCCAGCCAGGCGCTCGCCGCCTGTTTCGGTGGTACGCCGCCACCCACCTCGACCATCCTCGTGGAAGAACTGCCGATCCCAGGCTGCCGCTCCGAGATTGACCTGGTGGCGCTGGTGCCACCCGCCGGGCAGCGCATCGAAATGCTGGATCCCATTGGCCTGCCACGCGCGTTGCCCGACGGCCTCGACGGTGCGCCGCTCTATCACTATGGGGCCAAATGCGGCCAGTGGATTTTCACCAGCGGTCTCGTGGCCACGGATTTCAACGAAGCAATCGCCGCCGATGCGCGCACCACCGCCACTTTCCCCTATTACGGCGAGAACGGTCGGTTGCAGACCGCGCATGTCTTGACGCAACTGGAAGCGGTACTCGCCGCCGGTGGCGCGACTTTGAAGGACGTGGTGAAGGCCGAGGTCTACCTGACGGATCTGAAGGACTTCTTCCGTCTCGACGAGGTGTGGCGCGAATTCTTTCCGGTCAATCCGCCGGCGCGCACCACCGCGCCGGTCAAGAGTCTCGGCGTGCCCGGCGCGCGCGTCGCCATCAATCTCATCGCCTACTTGCCGGGCGCCGGTGACATTCGCCGCACCATCGCCACCGACGCCGCGCCGCGACCGCTGGCCCACGAGCCGCAGGCGGTGCAGGCCGGCTCGCTGCTGTTCTTCTCGCAGCAGATGGCGACCGACTATCGCACCGGCGTGCCGGCCGAGGCCAGGCTCAATCCCGCCTTTCCCTTCTACGGCTCGGAATCGGCCCAGCAGGTGAACTACATCGTCAAGAACGTCGAAGCGATCTGTGAAGCGGCGGGCACCACGGCCGACAAGCTATTGCGCCGGCGCGGCTTCTACACCGACTTCAGCGAGTTCTTCACGTCCTTCGCGACCTGGGGCAAGGCCTTTCCGAGCGCGCCGCCGGCCAGCACCACCATCCGCGTGCCGAATCCCCTGTTGGTGCCGGGCTGCAAGGTGGCCATCGATTTGATCGCGCTCTTGTAG
- a CDS encoding glycine reductase — MTDPQDEALGFAAPHDTAIPYLARIREYYATLGYGAPYRWAQYVDVPFAPLHKPLSAMTVGLITTAAPFQPDKGDQGPGAPYNAGAKFFSVYSGDTARDHDMRISHISYDRQHTSAEDQNTWFPLPALRRAAQAARIGRVAARFHGAPTNRSHRTTLDVDCAELLARCREDGVDAVLLVATUPVCHQTVSLAARHLEAHGIATVVLGCAKDIVELVGVPRFLFSDFPLGNAAGRPHDLASQDTTLALALGLLESARGPRTTQQSPLRWSGDPDWKLDYSNIARLSNEELARRRAEFDAQRDVAREVKARERD, encoded by the coding sequence ATGACCGACCCGCAGGATGAAGCCTTGGGCTTTGCCGCGCCCCACGACACTGCCATCCCCTACCTCGCGCGCATTCGCGAGTATTACGCGACGCTTGGTTACGGCGCACCGTATCGCTGGGCGCAGTACGTCGATGTGCCGTTCGCGCCGTTGCACAAACCGCTGTCGGCGATGACGGTCGGGCTCATCACCACCGCCGCGCCTTTCCAGCCCGACAAGGGCGACCAGGGTCCGGGCGCGCCCTACAACGCCGGCGCCAAGTTCTTCAGCGTTTACTCGGGCGACACGGCCCGTGATCACGACATGCGTATCTCGCACATCAGCTACGACCGTCAGCACACCAGTGCCGAGGATCAGAACACCTGGTTCCCCTTGCCGGCGCTGCGGCGCGCCGCGCAAGCCGCACGCATCGGCCGCGTTGCCGCGCGCTTTCACGGCGCGCCGACCAACCGCTCCCATCGCACCACGCTCGATGTCGATTGCGCGGAACTGCTCGCGCGTTGCCGCGAGGACGGCGTCGACGCGGTATTGCTGGTCGCGACCTGACCGGTCTGTCACCAGACCGTGAGTCTGGCAGCCCGTCATCTCGAAGCCCACGGCATCGCGACCGTGGTGCTGGGGTGCGCCAAGGACATCGTCGAACTGGTCGGCGTACCGCGTTTCCTGTTCAGCGATTTCCCGCTCGGCAATGCCGCCGGACGGCCGCATGACCTCGCTTCGCAGGACACCACACTGGCACTCGCGCTCGGCCTGCTCGAATCGGCGCGCGGCCCGCGCACCACGCAGCAGTCGCCACTGCGCTGGTCCGGCGATCCCGACTGGAAACTCGACTATTCGAACATCGCGCGACTGTCGAACGAGGAGCTGGCTCGGCGTCGCGCCGAGTTCGACGCACAGCGCGACGTCGCGCGCGAAGTGAAAGCCCGGGAGCGCGATTGA
- a CDS encoding PEP-CTERM sorting domain-containing protein, which yields MKSLTWFALAGALACASGTSQATVIDFEDVAPVGSGININPGFTYSEDGFTFTPVNSDSAVVDAGFVYTMPGNTTDFFAFSEFNIITLTGPAPFDLTSVLIGQYSNASSPSSLTIAATLFGGGSINATFQNLTTATLATLNWVNLLNVQFRTTDDAAIDNIVLNETDVPEPASLALFGLGLAGVGYSRRQKRG from the coding sequence ATGAAGTCTCTCACCTGGTTCGCGCTGGCCGGCGCACTGGCTTGCGCCTCTGGTACAAGCCAAGCCACTGTCATTGACTTTGAGGACGTGGCTCCGGTTGGTAGCGGGATCAATATCAATCCAGGTTTCACTTACAGCGAAGACGGCTTCACCTTCACACCAGTCAACAGTGACTCGGCGGTCGTCGATGCCGGGTTTGTCTACACCATGCCAGGCAACACCACCGATTTTTTCGCCTTTTCGGAATTCAACATCATCACGCTGACCGGGCCCGCGCCCTTTGATCTCACCAGCGTGCTGATTGGTCAGTATTCGAACGCCAGCTCGCCGTCGAGTCTTACGATTGCCGCGACGCTGTTCGGCGGCGGTAGCATCAACGCCACGTTCCAGAACCTGACCACGGCGACCCTTGCCACGCTCAACTGGGTGAACCTGCTCAACGTGCAGTTCCGCACCACGGACGACGCGGCGATCGACAACATCGTGCTGAACGAGACGGACGTGCCGGAACCGGCCAGCCTGGCGCTGTTTGGTTTAGGACTGGCGGGCGTGGGTTATTCGCGACGTCAGAAACGCGGCTGA
- the ychF gene encoding redox-regulated ATPase YchF, whose product MGFKCGIVGLPNVGKSSLFNALTSAAIAAENYPFCTIEPNVGIVAVPDPRLDKLAEIVKPQRVLPSSMEFVDIAGLVAGASKGEGLGNKFLAHIRETNAIAHVVRCFENDNITHVAGRIDPIADIEVIDTELALADLDTVTKGLDRAEKAAKSGDKEQRARAEAYKVFLAALDAGKPIRSLELDDNARALLREVSLLTAKPVLFIANVDEANLAGNDYSRRVAEYAENNGAECVVICAAIEAELVSLDAADRAEFLKDLGLDEPGLNRVIRAGYHLLGLQSYFTAGVKEVRAWTIRQGTTAPGAAGVIHTDFERGFIRAEVIAYDDFIACGGETKAKEVGKLRVEGKEYVVADGDVMHFRFNV is encoded by the coding sequence ATGGGTTTCAAATGCGGCATTGTCGGCCTGCCCAATGTCGGCAAGTCATCGTTGTTCAACGCGCTGACCTCGGCGGCGATCGCGGCGGAGAACTACCCGTTCTGCACCATCGAGCCCAATGTCGGCATCGTCGCGGTGCCCGACCCGCGCCTGGATAAACTCGCCGAGATCGTCAAGCCGCAACGCGTGCTGCCGTCGAGCATGGAGTTCGTCGACATCGCCGGCCTGGTGGCCGGTGCGTCCAAGGGTGAAGGCCTCGGCAACAAGTTCCTGGCCCACATCCGCGAGACCAATGCCATCGCGCACGTGGTGCGTTGCTTCGAGAACGACAACATCACCCATGTCGCCGGCCGCATCGACCCCATCGCCGACATCGAAGTCATCGACACCGAACTCGCGCTGGCCGATCTCGACACCGTGACCAAGGGCCTGGACCGCGCCGAGAAAGCCGCCAAGTCCGGTGACAAGGAACAGCGTGCGCGCGCCGAGGCCTACAAGGTGTTCCTGGCGGCGCTCGACGCCGGCAAACCGATTCGCTCATTGGAACTCGACGACAACGCGCGCGCCCTGTTGCGCGAAGTGAGTCTCCTCACCGCCAAGCCGGTGCTGTTCATCGCCAACGTCGACGAAGCGAATCTCGCCGGCAACGATTACAGCAGGCGCGTCGCCGAGTACGCCGAAAACAACGGCGCCGAATGCGTGGTGATCTGCGCCGCCATCGAAGCCGAACTCGTCAGCCTCGACGCCGCCGACCGCGCCGAATTCCTGAAGGATCTCGGCCTCGACGAGCCCGGTCTCAATCGCGTGATCCGCGCCGGCTATCACCTCTTGGGCCTGCAAAGCTATTTCACCGCCGGCGTGAAGGAAGTACGCGCCTGGACCATCCGCCAGGGCACCACCGCGCCCGGCGCGGCGGGCGTCATTCACACCGATTTCGAACGCGGCTTCATTCGCGCCGAGGTCATTGCCTATGACGATTTCATCGCCTGTGGCGGTGAGACCAAGGCCAAGGAAGTCGGCAAGCTGCGCGTCGAAGGCAAGGAATACGTGGTGGCGGACGGCGACGTCATGCATTTCAGGTTCAACGTCTGA
- the pth gene encoding aminoacyl-tRNA hydrolase has protein sequence MSGAEVVQLVVGLGNPGAGHAEDRHNVGFWLIDALAARLKVDLKPESRYKGELGRAASGLRLLKPATYMNLSGESVAPCAAYFRVPTAAVLVVHDELDLPVGAVRLKRGGGHGGHNGLRSIDQMLGTNDYLRVRLGIGHPGVGRDVAGYVLSRPPAAERDAIDAAIGAVLDNFETIINGGFNRAMNTLNQRVAKAKE, from the coding sequence GTGTCCGGCGCGGAAGTCGTGCAATTGGTGGTCGGCCTCGGTAATCCCGGCGCCGGTCACGCTGAAGACCGCCACAACGTCGGCTTCTGGCTCATCGATGCGCTGGCCGCCAGGCTCAAGGTCGATCTCAAGCCCGAGTCGCGTTACAAGGGCGAACTCGGTCGCGCAGCCTCCGGCCTGCGCCTCTTGAAGCCCGCCACCTACATGAATTTGAGCGGAGAATCGGTCGCGCCCTGCGCCGCCTATTTCCGCGTGCCAACCGCCGCCGTGCTGGTGGTGCATGACGAACTCGACCTGCCGGTGGGCGCCGTGCGCTTGAAGCGCGGCGGCGGTCACGGCGGTCACAATGGTCTGCGCAGCATCGACCAGATGCTCGGCACCAACGACTACCTGCGCGTGCGCCTCGGCATCGGCCATCCCGGTGTCGGCCGCGATGTCGCGGGCTACGTGTTGTCACGCCCTCCCGCGGCCGAGCGCGATGCGATCGACGCCGCCATCGGTGCGGTGCTGGACAATTTCGAGACCATCATCAACGGTGGTTTCAACCGCGCCATGAATACGCTCAACCAGCGCGTGGCCAAGGCAAAGGAATAG
- a CDS encoding 50S ribosomal protein L25/general stress protein Ctc has protein sequence MNKFEITAVTRADRGKGASRRLRREGKLPAVLYGGHAEPVAITLDHNDVLLHAAHEAFYSHILTLTLDGKAERVVVKDMQRHVYKPRIHHMDLLRVSETEVLNMRVPIHFINEDTCVGVKVGSGVISHQMADIEITCLPKDLPEFIEVDLKDMNVGDTLHVGEMKLPAGVQVTALLHGGDEHLPVVTVYAPKGSEGDGAGA, from the coding sequence ATGAACAAATTCGAGATCACTGCCGTGACTCGCGCTGACAGGGGTAAGGGTGCGAGCCGCCGCCTGCGTCGCGAGGGCAAGCTTCCCGCGGTGCTGTACGGCGGTCACGCCGAGCCCGTCGCCATCACGCTCGACCACAACGACGTGCTGCTGCATGCCGCCCACGAAGCGTTCTATTCGCACATCCTGACCCTGACCCTCGACGGCAAGGCCGAGCGCGTGGTGGTCAAGGACATGCAGCGCCACGTCTACAAGCCGCGCATCCATCACATGGATCTCTTGCGCGTGTCGGAAACGGAAGTGCTGAACATGCGCGTGCCGATCCACTTCATCAACGAAGACACCTGCGTGGGCGTGAAGGTCGGCAGCGGTGTGATCTCGCACCAGATGGCCGATATCGAAATCACCTGCCTGCCGAAGGATCTGCCGGAATTCATCGAGGTCGATCTGAAGGACATGAATGTCGGCGACACGCTGCACGTCGGCGAGATGAAGCTGCCGGCGGGCGTGCAGGTCACCGCGCTGCTGCATGGCGGCGACGAGCACCTGCCGGTCGTGACGGTCTACGCGCCCAAGGGCAGCGAAGGCGACGGCGCAGGCGCGTAA